One Tenebrio molitor chromosome 2, icTenMoli1.1, whole genome shotgun sequence genomic region harbors:
- the LOC138124575 gene encoding uncharacterized protein C14orf119 produces MLSTEAQMRYLIQWFHEWSDLQRSDFLPIMAEKYTNKAYVNGIVNSIANVNCREKPMSLFECRVKLFKEWFGQWSTEQKENFLKQISEIDTSFAEKLNGELQNGVSSEAHETNGDAVLED; encoded by the exons ATGTTAAGCACCGAAGCCCAAATGAGATATTTAATTCAGTGGTTCCACGAATGGAGCGACTTGCAGCGTTCCGATTTCCTGCCTATCATGGCAGAAAAATACACCAATAAGGCATACGTCAACGGCATCGTCAACAGCATCGCTAACGTGAACTGCCGCGAGAAACCGATGTCTTTATTTGAATGCAGA GTTAAACTGTTCAAAGAGTGGTTCGGGCAGTGGAGCActgaacaaaaagaaaacttcTTGAAGCAGATATCTGAAATCGATACCAGTTTTGCTGAGAAACTGAACGGCGAGTTGCAAAATGGGGTGTCAAGCGAGGCTCACGAGACCAATGGAGACGCGGTTCTGGAGGACTAA
- the ND-15 gene encoding NADH dehydrogenase [ubiquinone] iron-sulfur protein 5, producing MSLSPIWKSPFTDFTGAIVSHQWGGRCADMEMRALDCLEAYGLDRGVKKCETLITDFQECALRKKEMGRIVAMHHERRRQYNAGERSKEDRYAPPPKPESF from the coding sequence ATGTCTCTGTCTCCTATTTGGAAGTCTCCGTTCACCGATTTCACCGGAGCGATTGTGAGTCACCAGTGGGGCGGCAGATGTGCCGACATGGAGATGAGAGCCTTGGATTGCCTCGAGGCTTACGGTCTAGACCGTGGGGTGAAAAAGTGTGAAACCTTGATCACAGACTTCCAAGAGTGCGCCCTTCGTAAGAAAGAAATGGGGAGAATCGTGGCGATGCACCACGAAAGGAGACGTCAGTATAATGCAGGCGAGAGGAGCAAGGAGGACCGCTACGCTCCACCTCCCAAGCCTGAAAGTTTTTAG